In the Plodia interpunctella isolate USDA-ARS_2022_Savannah chromosome 6, ilPloInte3.2, whole genome shotgun sequence genome, one interval contains:
- the LOC135309730 gene encoding protein anon-73B1: MIPSEIYAEDLMSTVIRYGLYIGAAFQLVCLLACVTLTDEQSESHPYEKAYTDSDEGSSEQSSPGHRPSIPKVLTRRHDKKKRR, translated from the exons ATGATTCCTAGTGAAATATACGCAGAAGACTTGATGAGCACAGTGATTCGGTACGGGTTGTATATCGGTGCTGCGTTTCAACTGGTGTGCTTGCTGGCTTGTGTCACCCTAACTGACGAGCAGAGCGAATCCCATCCTTACGAGAAG gcTTACACAGATAGCGATGAAGGGAGTTCTGAACAATCTTCACCAGGGCATCGACCATCAATACCCAAAGTTCTCACCCGACGAcatgataaaaagaaaagacgTTAG